The DNA region GGAAGCCCTTCCTCGGGCTTCCGGGACATCCTACTTCGGCTCTCTCCAACTTCCACATATTGGTGGAACCGCTTATAGCTCGGATGCTTGGGATGAGTTTGAGGAAAAGAAGGGTAGAGGCGGTGCTTACAAGGAAGGTTGCCTCCACCATCGGGAGGTATGAGTTTCTCTCGGTATCCCTTGAAGAGAAGGGTGATGTTTTTTATGCCCATCCCATAATGAAGGGCTCAAGTGCCATAACCACCATCGCCTTGGGCGATGGGTTCATCGGCATCTCCGAGAACACCGAGGTTTTGGAGAAAGGAGCAAAGGTCATTGTGGAGGTGTTTTGAAGATGGCTAAGGTATTATCGATAAACATAAGCGAGAAAAAGGGCATCGCTAAAACCCCTATCCCTGAAGGGGAGTTTAAGGAAGATTATGGATTGGTAGGGGATGCCCACGCTGGAGGGGGTATAAGGCAGGTTTCCCTTTTGGCAGTGGAAAGCAGGAGGAAGATAGAAAACCACCCCAAGATTAAACTCTGCCTGAAGAATGGCGATTTCGGAGAGAACATTACCACCGAGGGGATCATCCTTCACACCCTCCCTATAGGGACGAGGCTTAAGATCGGGGAGGTGGTCCTCGAGGTGAGCAAGATAGGGAAGGAATGTCATGCCTCCTGCGCTATCAAGAAGAAGGTGGGCATCTGTGTTATGCCGAATGAAGGGATATTTGCCGTGGTTAGAAAAGGAGGAAGGATAAGGGTAGGGGATTCAATCGAGATAATAGAGGAGGTGGCTGATGAGTGATAAGAGAATAACCGAGGAGGAGGTGGCTTATGTCGCCCGGTTAGCCCATCTTAAGCTCTCCTCCGAAGAGGAGAAGAAGATCACCAAGGATTTAGGGGATATTCTCAGCTTCATCGATAAGCTGAACGAACTCGATACCGAGAAAGTAACCCCCATATTTCAGGTAGTACCGGGAGAAGGGAGATTCCGGGAGGATGAGGTGGTTCCATCTCTTCCCCGGGAAGATGGGTTGGCTAATGCACCGGAGAGGGGAAATGGGTTCTTCAAGGTGCCGAAGGTGATTCCCGAACGAAAGGAGGAGGGGTGATGGAGCTATACCGGATGACCGCCCTCGAGCTTTCCTCTCTGATAAGAAAAGGAGAGGTTTCTCCTTCCTCATTGGTGGAGGCAGTGGCGAAGAGGATCGAGGAGGTGGAGGAAAAACTCTCCTCCTATGTAACCCTTACCATCGATGAGGCGCTTTCCGAGGCGAAGAGGGTTGAAGAGAGATTGACAAAGGGGGAGGAGCTCGGTCCCCTTGCCGGGATACCGATTGCGGTGAAGGATGTTATCTGTACCAAAGGGATAAGGACCACCTGCTCCTCGCGGATGCTCGAGAACTTTGTTCCACCCTACGATGCTACCGTGGTCAGAAAGCTGAAGGAGGCGGGAGCGATCATAATCGGCAAGACCAATATGGATGAGTTTGCGATGGGCTCCTCCACTGAGAACTCCGCCTTCTTTCCCACCAAGAACCCTTGGGATACATCGCGTGTTCCCGGAGGCTCGAGTGGAGGCTCAGCAGCAGCGGTATCAGCGGGGGAGACGATACTTGCCTTAGGCTCCGATACCGGGGGCTCGATAAGACAACCAGCTGCTCTCTGCGGGATAGTTGGGGTAAAGCCCACCTATGGACGGGTTTCCCGATACGGCCTCGTCGCTTTCGCCTCCTCGCTCGATCAGATCGGACCAATGACCAGGACGGTTGCCGATTCTGCCCTTCTTCTCTCCGTTATCGCTGGCTATGATCCAGCCGATTCCACCTCGGTCGATCGACCGGTGCCCGATTATCTTTCGGCGTTGGAGGGGGATATCAAGGGGATGAAGGTGGGGATACCAAAGGAATATTTCGGTGAGGGACTTGATCCCGAGGTCGAGGATAAGGTGCGAGAGGCGATATCTCTTCTCTCTACGCTGGGGGTCGAGTTTTCCGAAGTCTCTCTGCCCTATACCGAGTATGCTATTCCCGTTTACTATCTCGTTGCCACTGCCGAGGCGAGTTCCAATCTCGCCCGTTATGATGGAGTGCGCTATGGGTTCAGAATGGAGGGGGATTTCTCCCTCAGGGAGATGTATATCGAGACCAGAGGGATGGGGTTTGGCGCCGAGGTGAAGAGGAGGATTATGCTTGGGACCTATGCCCTTTCCGCCGGTTATTACGATGCCTATTACCTCAAGGCACAGAAGGTCCGTTCACTAATCAAGGAGGATTTCGATAAAGCCTTCTCCGAGGTCGATTTGATAATCACCCCCACCTCTCCCACGCCGGCGTTTAAACTGGGCGAGCGGGTGGCTGATCCATTGAAGATGTATCTCTCCGATATCTTCACCGTTACCACCAATTTAGCGGGGATAACGGGGATATCCCTTCCCTGTGGGTTCACTAAGGAGAATCTCCCTGTGGGGCTTCAGATCTTAGCGCCCCCGTTTTCCGAGGAGCTTATGCTTAGGCTCGCCCATCGGTATGAGCAGGAGGCTGGTTATTATAAAAGAATGCCTCCCATCTGATCAGCCGGGGGGCCAATTCATCCTTCTTCCGCCCAATAGATGGAAGTGGATGTGGGGGACGGATTGTCCTGCTTCCTCGAGGCAGTTCGCTACCAGTCGGTAGCCCCTTTCCACTATCCCCTTTTCCTCGGCTACCTTCTTTGCGGTGAGAATGATGTGGCCGAGGAGGTTTTTGTCCTTCTCTTTTAGCTCGTTCAGGGTCTCGATATGGCGCTTGGGGATGATTAGAGTGTGAACCGGGGCTTTGGGGTCGATGTCTTCAATCGCTACCACGAGATCATCCTCGTAGACCTTGGTTGAGGGGATCTCCCCCTTTATGATGCGGCAGAAGATGCAATCGTTCATCGTTTCCTCCTTGGTTCAGCCTATCTTCTCTATTTCTGCTCCCAATTGGCGGAGCTTTCCCACCAAATCCTCATAGCCCCGCTCAAGATGATAGATGTTTTCCACGATTGTCTCCCCTTCCGCCACCAAGCCGGCGATCACCAAAGAGGCGCTTGCCCTGAGATCGGTGGCGGTGACCAGAGCACCGCTCAGCGGGGTCTTGCCTGTTACTATGGCGCTTCTTCCCTCTATTCTGATATTCGCCCCCATCCGCATAAGCTCGCTTATATGCATAAACCTGTTCTCGAAGATGGTCTCGGTGATGATGCTCGTTCCCTCTGCCTGGGTCATCAGGCTGGTCCATTGTGCTTGCATATCGGTGGGAAAGCCGGGATAGGGGGCGGTTCTTACATCCACCGGCTTGAGTTCCTCAAGACCGGTTAGTTCTACCTCTGTCCCTTTTATCTTCAAGGAGGCTCCTGCTTCGATGAGTTTATCGAGAAGGGAGGTGAGGTGTTTTGGTGCAACTTTCTTCAGTTTGACCCCCCCTCCAGTGATAGCGGAGGCGATTAAGTAGGTTCCCGCTTCTATCCGGTCAGGGATTATTGAGTGTGAGGCTCCGTCGAGCTCCTCCACCCCCTCGATGATGATGGTAGGGGTCCCTGCCCCCTCTATCTTCGCCCCCATCTTGGTAAGGAGATGAGCGAGGTCCACTACCTCCGGCTCTTGGGCACAGTTCTGGAGTATCGTTTTCCCCTTGGCGAGGGTTGCCGCCATCATTATATGTTCTGTGCCGGTTACCGTTACCGTGTTGAAGTAATACTCCGCTCCCCGAAGCCTTTTTGCCCGTGCCTCGACATAGCCGTGGCGAACCGTGATCTCAGCACCGAGGCGGGAGAGGCCAGTTAGATGGAGGTCTATCGGTCTTGCCCCAATGGCGCAACCGCCGGGCATCGCCACTATTGCTCTTCCTGTTCGGGCAAGGAGGGGTC from Acidobacteriota bacterium includes:
- a CDS encoding MOSC domain-containing protein — encoded protein: MAKVLSINISEKKGIAKTPIPEGEFKEDYGLVGDAHAGGGIRQVSLLAVESRRKIENHPKIKLCLKNGDFGENITTEGIILHTLPIGTRLKIGEVVLEVSKIGKECHASCAIKKKVGICVMPNEGIFAVVRKGGRIRVGDSIEIIEEVADE
- the gatC gene encoding Asp-tRNA(Asn)/Glu-tRNA(Gln) amidotransferase subunit GatC; the encoded protein is MSDKRITEEEVAYVARLAHLKLSSEEEKKITKDLGDILSFIDKLNELDTEKVTPIFQVVPGEGRFREDEVVPSLPREDGLANAPERGNGFFKVPKVIPERKEEG
- the gatA gene encoding Asp-tRNA(Asn)/Glu-tRNA(Gln) amidotransferase subunit GatA produces the protein MELYRMTALELSSLIRKGEVSPSSLVEAVAKRIEEVEEKLSSYVTLTIDEALSEAKRVEERLTKGEELGPLAGIPIAVKDVICTKGIRTTCSSRMLENFVPPYDATVVRKLKEAGAIIIGKTNMDEFAMGSSTENSAFFPTKNPWDTSRVPGGSSGGSAAAVSAGETILALGSDTGGSIRQPAALCGIVGVKPTYGRVSRYGLVAFASSLDQIGPMTRTVADSALLLSVIAGYDPADSTSVDRPVPDYLSALEGDIKGMKVGIPKEYFGEGLDPEVEDKVREAISLLSTLGVEFSEVSLPYTEYAIPVYYLVATAEASSNLARYDGVRYGFRMEGDFSLREMYIETRGMGFGAEVKRRIMLGTYALSAGYYDAYYLKAQKVRSLIKEDFDKAFSEVDLIITPTSPTPAFKLGERVADPLKMYLSDIFTVTTNLAGITGISLPCGFTKENLPVGLQILAPPFSEELMLRLAHRYEQEAGYYKRMPPI
- a CDS encoding histidine triad nucleotide-binding protein yields the protein MNDCIFCRIIKGEIPSTKVYEDDLVVAIEDIDPKAPVHTLIIPKRHIETLNELKEKDKNLLGHIILTAKKVAEEKGIVERGYRLVANCLEEAGQSVPHIHFHLLGGRRMNWPPG
- the murA gene encoding UDP-N-acetylglucosamine 1-carboxyvinyltransferase, with amino-acid sequence MNETGGRIRIAGGKPLSGEVVISGAKNAALPALAATLLTANEVSLLNLPRVADVTTMLELISHLGVEIKEEKGVKIRAEKIESHQAPYELVKRMRASVLVLGPLLARTGRAIVAMPGGCAIGARPIDLHLTGLSRLGAEITVRHGYVEARAKRLRGAEYYFNTVTVTGTEHIMMAATLAKGKTILQNCAQEPEVVDLAHLLTKMGAKIEGAGTPTIIIEGVEELDGASHSIIPDRIEAGTYLIASAITGGGVKLKKVAPKHLTSLLDKLIEAGASLKIKGTEVELTGLEELKPVDVRTAPYPGFPTDMQAQWTSLMTQAEGTSIITETIFENRFMHISELMRMGANIRIEGRSAIVTGKTPLSGALVTATDLRASASLVIAGLVAEGETIVENIYHLERGYEDLVGKLRQLGAEIEKIG